The genomic DNA TAAACACTCTTAGTTTCTAAATTTTTTACAGTAAATTACCTCGTGTTCAATATGGTAGGCTCTTGGATTAGATCCCTTGGACTTGGCCCCCTGGACtgggccccttggactaggccccttggattAGAtctcttggactaggcccctagATCTACGTTCCATGGAGCAGACCTCAAGGACAAGGTCCATTGAATAAGATTCCTTGGACTAAGCTCCTTGGACtgggccccttggactaggccccttcgACTAGGCCCCCTGGACTGGGCCCGTTGGACTAGGCGCCGAGGGGAGAAGGgtaaatattcaaaatcaCATTAAGCTTTATACGATTCGAATCATTACGGGCAAAATGTACAAACACGAGTGTTCAGTCGCCTTCACTCGGTGAAGATGAGCTGTCCATTAGGGGAAAAATTACCCATGTACAccacattgcatacctttgggCGTACGACGCAGCAtttgaaaccaaaaaaaaaaaaacaacaaccttcAGACGTCCGTGAACTCTATCcattgttcgatatttttatttccgGTTCGCTACTGGCCTTCGGAGCTATTCTATTTTCCCTTGCCACGTGTCGCTTTCCGTCGCCCCGGGCCCTTCTTTCCACCCTCGAACGGATCGTCATCGTTGTCCTCCGACCCCGCCTTGCCCGTCCGTTTCGCCTGCTGGTCCCATTCTTGCTTCAGCTCTTGCAGCATGGCCGGCGTTAGCAGTCCCTGTGCGAGCAACCGCTCGGTCAGCCGACCGCGCGTACCACCCGACCCGGTACCCGCCTCCCGATAGTACTTGCTCTTCTTCTGCCGCATCACGAACGAGTCTTCGTCCGGTGTGTTGGTAGAGACGGCTGTTTCGGAATTTTTCAAAAGCTTCGTAATTTGAAATACGCCCTGCTGAATGATGTCGTCCAGCTCGCGCTGAATGTCGCGCACGAGCTTCTCGTCCGGGAACAGGTCCGGGAAGCGGTAGCTTAACCACAGGTACAGATCCAACACGTCGAACACCGCTTCCAGGTGCACGAGGTCGATAATGGTGCGCGGTAGCTGGAACGGCCAACCACACTGGTTGCACAGCCAATCGAACGTCACCGGCTCGTTACGACTGTACCGACGGGCGTACTTCAGGAACATGGAGCACACGAAGGGCATGTTGCGGTTGATTGGCGCACAGCAGAAAATGTACCGTGCTCTCAGTGGCAGCGGTACGTGTTGGATTGTTTCGGCCAGGAACTTAAAGTCCTCGGTGTTGCACATAAAGTACAGCGAGTCGTCCACCGTGCTAAGGGACACGAATATCTCCATCAAGTTGCTGAGCGTGGCGTTCGGGAGGTGGTAAGCGTACAGCTCGATCATGTCCGCAGTCGGATGCAACCCTGCCTGCGACAGTGGATCCGGCGTTTGGGCCAGAATACCTTTCAGCGTTGGTAAATCCTCCGCCTTGAATGTGGTCACGTATCCCTCCTCCCACTTCATCCCGTACCGACCGGCTCGGCCAGCGATTTGAAGCGCCGCCGATACGGAAATGGTGTCCATCTCCTTCTCGCCCTTCTGGTTCATGGTCGGTTTGATCATCGAGTAGAATATTACGCGCCGTATGCTTAGGTTCAGTCCCATGCCGATGGCGTCCGTCGCCACCAGCACCTTGCAGCTGTTGTTGGGATCGTTAAACTTGGCCGCCTGTGCCAGCTTCGTCCCGGGTGGAAGACCGCCGTAAATAACGGCCACCTCCTTTCCGCGCGCTTCAATCTCTCGCGACACGGCGTAAATGTCGTTCTTGCTGAAGCACACAATACAATCGCCCGGCAGCACGTTGTCCAGCGTTTGCAGTGCTTGATCCTCGATGTGAAGGGGCGTGAGCCGTTTGTAGTTGCGTACCTCGAGCGATTCGTGTGTCGTTTCGCACAGCTTCTGCAGCAAGTCGGCCGTACCCGGTTCACCGCACACGTGAATCTCTTCCGCCATCAGCCCTAGGAAAGCTCTCGTCCACGCCCACCCTCGACCAACGTCTTTCAGCAGCTGTATTTCATCGATTACTGCTACTTCATCTGGAAGGAGGCAAAAAGAAATGGTTCATTTGCCCCCAAACCATGCTAACCATACAGTTGCTCAATTACTCACAGGGCTGATTGATGGAGGTCATCTCTACCGTGCAAGCCACGTGCGCGGACGGTTTGCCCTCCGGGTTGGCAAATTTGCGCTCCTCGCCCGTCACCAAATCGCAGGGCGTTCCACGCTGATTGCTCTTGTTGTACACCTCGCTGGCCAGCAGCTTCAGCGGTCCACAGTACACACCCGATTTGGCGGTGAGAAACCGCTCCATCGCGTGGTACGTTTTGCCCGAGTTGGTTGGACCCGAGTGGAAAATCACCTTCCGGTTCATGCCGCGCGCGTTCGGATACCAGTTGGCCGGTTGCCGAAGGTCAGatattttcttcaaatcaTCCATACACTCGAGGTGTGGGAAAATTTGCTTTACGTGGCGCAGGAAGTACGGAAAGATGTCATCCACGTGTCCCGCGCCCTGCAGTATGTCGCTGAGCACCACATGCAGATCGGCCGGTAGTGCGTCCGTTTCGAGACAGTACTTCCGAAAGCTGATAAATGCTTGCTGTTGTAGATTCGCTGCAAATTGTTGTGGGAATGTGAGTTAGAATTAAGCGCCATCAAAGAGGCACATTACTTACAGTCGATGCCATTTTCCAGGCAGAGAAACTTTATTTCTTTCCGATTGCTGAACTTTAGTATCACTTTCAACATTTCCGCCTTATCCAGCACACCCGTCAGCTCGGCCCCAACATTGATATCGTCCGGGCTGGGCCGTATCGGAATCGGTGTAAACAGTCGACTATCATCTTTCTTCCCTCGGTACGATTGTGCAGCAGTGGTGATGTCGCCCGGAACCAATATTCGTCGCCGAACGCCTATCGTTGGGCGCGATGCAACTTGAACCGATTTTAACACCGTTCGACAGCATCGTGTCCACCTGTGGCCatttaccagcattttgtgCAACCTGTGCCGCAGTATTGTGTAATCGGTCCAGCCCTCGGAAGCCGGTACTAATGATTGCGCCTGCACGGCAAGCAACACTTTCGCGTAGTGCGGTGTTCACTTTGTTTTGATGTTGCACGTGTGCTGACAGCCAGAACTGTCAaaatgcacgcacacacactcgtgcGCGTAGCACCTTGCACAATGGTacgtgtttgtttacattcttATTTAGTTAAAAAAAGCCACAAAACACTCGACTTATGAAGGTGaaatagaaatgaaaaattttcTAATAAATCTTGACGATGGAATCGATCGCTCTTTTGTCTCACGCTCATTGAGAGGTAAATTAAAGAGCACATCCCAAATTACCCAACCCATCCAACCCAGCTGTCAAACTCAAGGGCACACACATATGCATTCCTTCGCTCGCGGAATCGCCAGCTCCTGTGAAtcataacaaaacaaatgcaaacacAATAAGCTGGCTGTGAAAAGAAGCGAAGACGGTGTAGAGCGCGTTTCACAAGTTTTTCATTATTAATTAGTTACTTATTTAAAGCTTCTGTTAAAATCCTTATTTATTCCGTGCAcacgcgtgtgtttgttgtgagCTGGCGTGAGCCGTTTTTCCGTTATTCCGTCGTGCCCATCGCAATAACTTACTATGGGTCTGTTTGGCAAATCACAGGACCGTAACCCGAAAGATATGGTAAGCAACGTAGAgcccgtggtggtggtgatcggAAAGCTAGCACAATATGTAATTGCCACCCCTTCTACACAGGTCCAGGAATGGACGTCCAAGCTGCGCAAAGAATCGTTCGCGCTCGACCGACAGATACGGTCCATCCAGCGGGAGGAGGACAAAATTAAACGGTCACTCAAAGAGGCGGCCAAAAAGAACGACAAGGAGGTGTGCACCATCCTCGCGAAAGAGCTCATCCGGTCGCGGAAAGCGGTCAACAAGATCTACACCAGCAAAGCGCACATCAACTCGGTGCAGCTGCAGATGAAGAACCAGCTGGCAACGGTGCGGGTGGCCGGTTCGCTCGCCAAATCGACCGAGGTGATGCAGGCGATGCAGGCGCTCGTGAAGCTGCCGGAGGTGGCCGGTACGATGCGCGAGCTGTCCAAGGAGATGATGAAGGCCGGCATCATCGAGGAGATGATCGACGAAACGATGGAGTCGTTCGAGGACGTCGAGGAGATGGAGGAGGAAGCGCAAAAGGAGGTCGAACATGTGCTGTGGGAGGTAACGGCGGGCAAGCTCGGGGAGGCACCGGCCGCACCGATCGCCACCCCATCGACAGAGGGACCGTCGACGTCGCGCGCCGAagagcaggaggaggaggacgaggaggacgatATGAAGGAGATGCAGAACCGGCTGCAGGCACTGCGGTCGTGAACCTCCTGCTCTGCTCGCTCCCACTCCCCATACTCCCAGGTGCTTAGCATACCctcacaccaacaccacttAACAACCGTGCACGTCAGTCACGATTCGTCCCCCGTTCATTTTCCCTCCCACACACGCAAAAGATGAAAGCGTTAAAGTATAAAACAGTGCATCCTGCAAGGAATTTCTTCCCAGATTATGAATGTTAATAAACTAAAGCATAACTTAACTTACCTGCCATCCGGTGATGCATACACTTTCCGGTAACTTTCATCCGGCGACCGCCAAAAACCATTTCCCCTGGTTCGCTTTCCAGTCGCTTTGCTTCGGTTGTggatttttcgttttattaCCGCAACAAATGCCATCAAATActtatgtatgtgtgtttctttttattttccttttttttcttccatccgctgttttcgtttgtttttctgtatGAGTGGGGGAGTGGTTCTTTCTGATTTGATTTTCCTTGTTAAAGCCGCAAATTTGTTGCTCCAACCGTTCATTGTTCTGCCTTTCTCCTCCATTGTATACTAATCCGTTCCTGCGCTCTACCTCACACGTGCTTGAACCGTGGATCAGTTGCCATCTCCTGTTAGTTCGATCTGGTTAAAATGCCTATCCTTTCCGCCGCGTGCCGTGACCATCCTATCTGCCCGTCTCCTCTTATTGCTTAACGTATATCCGGTCGGCGGCTCGCCCCGAATTCTACCAGCTCCTAGATACCtttcaaaaccaaaccaaaacaagcTAACGAAACGTATCTAAATGAACGAAACGAATGCACACGCGCGTGACACGCGTTCGATGATGCTGGATTAAAAGTGCGGTGCCGTCCGGTGGACCCTCCGGCACCGATTTGCCCTCGTAATTAAATATATGTTCCGTATGTATATAGGTACGTATAGATGTATGTATAATGCATATATCATAGTCACACGACCACACTTATGCTACACGTATGCTGGAAGGCAGCAGCAAAGCTTCCTCCAAGTTGCAGCGCGTTtgcgggggggaaaaaaggtagCTCCTTTTGTAGCCTTTTTCCACGATCTAAACTAGTgtgaaaaaagcaacaaaaaataattgttttcccgttttttttcgttgcagtAATGTTGTATGCTAGTAGCGCTGTTTTGCATCAATTTTTAAACCACCCGACTTTCACATGCAATTTTGATTTTAAACGCACAACGTACTTtgtccggggtttttttttttcaaccccATTTCCCGTGTTAATCCCGCCCTTTGGGGAACGGGTTCCTGTGCAACCCGTTCTTCTAATTCTAATGCTTTGCAAAAGagaacacaacaacacagaTCCTGATGAAACCTATTGCCTATCTTGCCGCACCCTAAATATACACACCGTGCAGGAAAAGAGCATTCACATAATCGCGCACCGAAAACCGAAATATGGGGGGGGTGGgaaaaccaacacaaaaaccccgatcTGTCTCGCGATCAATACGTATCCTAATAATTCATCACAATGTTCACGCGCGTTCGATTTCCCACCTTGTCTCTCTCCATCATCCGGAACCGTTTCTACCAAGTCAAGCTACCTGTTTCCCTAGTCAGCATCCTCTATCTATCCGGGTTCGCTACCTTTGTTCATTATTACTTATTACCCGCCGGATGATGTATTTTTGCATTCTGTTACAACTAGGCGATAGGCGGTTCTATGAGTTCATATCAGTCATTATTGTTGTTTGCAATAAAATCGGACACGCGACTTTGGCGATGATCCACGTTCCTTCCTCGTCGTCACAACACACAACGTTTGGCCTGCTAGTGGAATTGCACATATTGGTagtttaaaaaatgtaaaccATCATCCCTCCCGTGCACAGACTCGCGAAGAAGAAAGAATCGAaccgggaaaaaaaagcatgtcGGAAGAGTATTTTGTGCAGCTGGCAGCATGTACAAAACGGGTACGGGAAATGCAATCAAACGCACCGATGTGCGGCGTTCAAACCAAAGCTGATATTCTATCGGTGCCGCCCGTGTGTAGTGGTAAAAAAGGGCTGAAACCCAACCAAGAACTATGCACGGCGTTTGCTACTCTTAGCAAACCGATCGAACGTCGTCCGTTTCTACTGCCGCACATTCGTTACGATGCGGCACGTGTTTAAAAGAGCATGTACAATCCACAATCGCCAAGTGTCCAAAACGCTCTCGTATCGTTGCCACGGTCGCTTCCTTGCTCCGACTATCATTACTATAATTATTGGTAGTTTAGTTAATTATTAGCATTATTGTTGTAAACCAAGCGCGGCGAACCGTTTATCTTCGCCGACCACGTTCCTAGTCTCAGACTCTGTACTGCTTCCGGTGGCTCGCAGAGGGCCAATGGTGCTAATCCCATCCTTGTAAAGTCCAACGCTTTTCATCACTTGCTCGTATGGTTTGTGGCTGTTTTGTAATGTACTTTGCCGAGCCGTATCGGAGCCGAATGGACCGAATTCAGCGGGGCACCATACCAATACGTTACGACCACCTGCTTGCATGCCTCCCGTGGGGTTGGATATACGTAGACATGATGATTATATACAACTATCAGGGTGTTGGCTCTGCTTACGCTTAGTCTTCGGTTCCTTCGGATGTTCTATCGACGAGCGTCGTGGGTTTCCTAACGTTACTAATGCACTTGCGACGGCAAGACCTGCCGATTGACCAGGAGGAGAATGCTGAAGGCCGCCTACAATGAGAGACAGGAATCGTTACTAGCTGCCGTTCGGAACCATCGAGCGATCCATCTACGTACCCGTTGGCAGCCGGACTAGAAGCGAAAGAACTGCCGCCCTGTTGCCTTCGCATGGCTCCAGCGCGATCGGACTGGGTGAGTCCTGTGGGGGAAAGCAGCAGGCGAACGTTAGCAGGAATTATTGTAACGAAAGTAGGGAGCAGAAACAACCTACCTTTTTACGTTTCC from Anopheles stephensi strain Indian chromosome 2, UCI_ANSTEP_V1.0, whole genome shotgun sequence includes the following:
- the LOC118508001 gene encoding ATP-dependent RNA helicase SUV3 homolog, mitochondrial; its protein translation is MLVNGHRWTRCCRTVLKSVQVASRPTIGVRRRILVPGDITTAAQSYRGKKDDSRLFTPIPIRPSPDDINVGAELTGVLDKAEMLKVILKFSNRKEIKFLCLENGIDSNLQQQAFISFRKYCLETDALPADLHVVLSDILQGAGHVDDIFPYFLRHVKQIFPHLECMDDLKKISDLRQPANWYPNARGMNRKVIFHSGPTNSGKTYHAMERFLTAKSGVYCGPLKLLASEVYNKSNQRGTPCDLVTGEERKFANPEGKPSAHVACTVEMTSINQPYEVAVIDEIQLLKDVGRGWAWTRAFLGLMAEEIHVCGEPGTADLLQKLCETTHESLEVRNYKRLTPLHIEDQALQTLDNVLPGDCIVCFSKNDIYAVSREIEARGKEVAVIYGGLPPGTKLAQAAKFNDPNNSCKVLVATDAIGMGLNLSIRRVIFYSMIKPTMNQKGEKEMDTISVSAALQIAGRAGRYGMKWEEGYVTTFKAEDLPTLKGILAQTPDPLSQAGLHPTADMIELYAYHLPNATLSNLMEIFVSLSTVDDSLYFMCNTEDFKFLAETIQHVPLPLRARYIFCCAPINRNMPFVCSMFLKYARRYSRNEPVTFDWLCNQCGWPFQLPRTIIDLVHLEAVFDVLDLYLWLSYRFPDLFPDEKLVRDIQRELDDIIQQGVFQITKLLKNSETAVSTNTPDEDSFVMRQKKSKYYREAGTGSGGTRGRLTERLLAQGLLTPAMLQELKQEWDQQAKRTGKAGSEDNDDDPFEGGKKGPGRRKATRGKGK
- the LOC118508011 gene encoding charged multivesicular body protein 3; the protein is MGLFGKSQDRNPKDMVQEWTSKLRKESFALDRQIRSIQREEDKIKRSLKEAAKKNDKEVCTILAKELIRSRKAVNKIYTSKAHINSVQLQMKNQLATVRVAGSLAKSTEVMQAMQALVKLPEVAGTMRELSKEMMKAGIIEEMIDETMESFEDVEEMEEEAQKEVEHVLWEVTAGKLGEAPAAPIATPSTEGPSTSRAEEQEEEDEEDDMKEMQNRLQALRS